In Sebaldella sp. S0638, one genomic interval encodes:
- a CDS encoding TetR/AcrR family transcriptional regulator gives MIPTKDKIIEYSIKLIKTKGYSSFSYDDIAQKLKISKAAVHHHFEKKEDLGIAVCRYLQTKIVEGYNKNLKQDVHPWIFAETRINTIKSGEICPISSLQTDFDQFSPKLKKELKKTTDMEIEYFQKLVEEYAPGLPDYSQAVTSYLALKGALQYRRILGEEFYKKSVMSIKKEFYDFLNKKESN, from the coding sequence TTGATACCTACAAAAGATAAAATTATTGAATATTCTATAAAATTAATAAAAACGAAAGGCTATTCCTCGTTTAGCTACGATGATATCGCACAAAAACTAAAAATAAGCAAAGCAGCTGTGCATCATCATTTTGAAAAAAAGGAAGATCTTGGAATAGCTGTATGCCGGTATCTTCAGACTAAAATTGTCGAAGGCTATAATAAAAACCTAAAACAGGACGTTCATCCGTGGATTTTTGCAGAAACAAGAATAAACACCATAAAATCAGGTGAAATATGTCCGATATCCAGTTTACAGACAGACTTTGACCAGTTTTCCCCTAAGTTAAAAAAAGAACTAAAAAAAACAACAGATATGGAAATTGAATATTTTCAAAAGCTGGTGGAAGAATATGCACCCGGTTTACCTGACTATTCACAGGCAGTGACTTCATACCTTGCACTGAAAGGCGCCTTGCAGTACAGACGTATTCTCGGGGAAGAATTTTATAAAAAATCTGTTATGTCTATAAAGAAAGAATTTTATGACTTTCTGAACAAAAAGGAGAGTAATTAA
- a CDS encoding glycoside hydrolase family 57 protein: protein MKGYFSMILHAHLPYVRHPEYEEFLEEDWLYEAISETYIPLLNMFENLTKDKIPWNITMTMSGTLANMLNDELLRSRYEVSLNKSLELCRLEVERLKDQEELLNVAKFNLSFFKRAKETFLRYNGDLIKAFKKFQDNGNLEIIPVAATHGFLPFMKDFPEAVNAQILMAKEDYKNNYGKEPKGIWLSECAYYPGQDKYLEKNNLKYFIVDAHGIMFSSPRPLYGVYAPVYTSNGVAAFARDLESSEQVWSSEIGYPGDGVYREFHKDAGYELDYDYVKPFLHSDGVRRNIGVKYYAITDKNSGDKRVYNPEAAYNRAKEHARDFVNNRSKQLGYLKSLMRMRDPIVVSPYDAELYGHWWFEGPAFLEWVFRYMKDSDFNSITPSKYLEKYKVNQIVDVNLSSWGANGYYDVWLDERNDYVYRHLHKAAQKMIELANGRDPENDLEKRALNQAARELLMAQTSCWEFIMYTETMVGYAKKKISDHINRLFKIYEDFNGNTLEEEWIEEIESRDNIFPTINYSIYKSERL, encoded by the coding sequence ATGAAAGGATATTTTAGTATGATTCTTCATGCCCACTTGCCTTATGTTAGGCATCCGGAATATGAGGAATTTTTAGAAGAAGACTGGCTGTATGAAGCGATAAGTGAAACTTATATTCCTTTATTAAATATGTTTGAAAATCTTACGAAGGATAAAATTCCGTGGAATATTACAATGACTATGTCAGGTACTTTGGCAAATATGTTAAATGATGAACTCTTAAGATCAAGATATGAAGTAAGTCTCAATAAGTCACTGGAATTATGCAGACTTGAAGTGGAGAGACTGAAAGATCAGGAGGAACTCCTAAATGTAGCTAAATTTAACCTAAGCTTTTTTAAAAGAGCGAAAGAAACATTTCTGAGATATAATGGGGATTTGATAAAAGCATTTAAAAAGTTTCAGGATAACGGAAATCTGGAAATTATTCCTGTAGCTGCCACACATGGCTTTCTTCCGTTTATGAAAGATTTTCCTGAAGCAGTAAATGCTCAGATACTAATGGCAAAAGAGGATTATAAAAACAACTACGGGAAAGAGCCAAAAGGAATATGGCTTTCTGAATGTGCGTATTATCCCGGACAGGATAAGTATCTTGAGAAAAATAATCTAAAGTACTTTATAGTAGATGCTCATGGGATTATGTTCAGTTCCCCGAGACCTTTGTACGGAGTATATGCACCTGTTTATACATCTAACGGTGTAGCTGCGTTTGCAAGGGATCTGGAATCTTCCGAGCAGGTATGGAGTTCGGAAATAGGTTATCCTGGAGACGGAGTTTACAGGGAATTTCACAAAGATGCAGGATATGAGCTGGATTACGATTATGTAAAGCCGTTTTTGCACAGTGACGGCGTAAGACGAAATATCGGTGTAAAGTATTATGCAATTACAGATAAAAACAGCGGCGACAAAAGGGTGTATAATCCTGAAGCTGCATATAACAGAGCTAAAGAACACGCACGTGACTTTGTAAACAACAGGTCAAAGCAGCTTGGCTACCTGAAATCTCTTATGAGAATGAGAGATCCTATAGTGGTATCGCCTTATGATGCAGAGTTGTACGGTCACTGGTGGTTTGAAGGACCTGCATTTCTCGAATGGGTTTTCAGATATATGAAAGATTCTGATTTTAACAGCATAACACCGTCGAAATATCTGGAAAAGTACAAGGTTAATCAGATTGTAGATGTAAATCTGTCAAGCTGGGGAGCAAACGGTTACTATGATGTCTGGCTTGATGAGAGAAATGATTATGTATACAGACACTTACACAAGGCTGCACAAAAGATGATAGAGCTGGCAAACGGCCGTGATCCTGAAAATGATCTTGAAAAAAGAGCATTAAATCAGGCAGCAAGAGAACTGTTAATGGCACAGACTTCATGCTGGGAATTCATAATGTATACCGAGACAATGGTAGGATATGCAAAAAAGAAAATAAGTGATCACATAAACAGATTATTTAAAATATATGAGGATTTCAACGGAAATACACTAGAAGAAGAATGGATAGAGGAGATAGAAAGCAGAGACAATATATTTCCTACAATAAATTATAGTATATATAAAAGTGAAAGACTCTAA
- a CDS encoding TolC family protein — protein sequence MEKLLKYIILMMFSSVVLLSINLDGAIEQLRSQSYTTEKNKLNLDSYEINRELIDKGEWNGVTMNVDNKYYDTVGKSHYGVSAQAEYGIFNYRFDYDTLNDEIVENRVGVSKDLRELYYSKYDSERIINDLSLEKQKVLNLQELDTQIVNLIDLYKNYKNKEKEIEIEEKSLEVKKRDYTIIMKKYEVGTASEFDHISSRAEYEKAILDLENLRRELLLYRESFSIYNIVTDGKFENIEKKEVEKVDFYNIGTTDLDSLKYDEKINNEKLKREKYTTSIPELNAEMSYSFENDEVIVGLGVKKTVFNYKGDYENLKNELKKNKVDYLDKKVNVDNKIKENMIEYTTLQTNELIAQKDLEVTKKDYEVYSKKYELGVSTYSDYLERLNKYNIAEKDFVKAQNELSSFTHKIKYMN from the coding sequence ATGGAAAAACTGCTTAAATACATAATATTGATGATGTTTTCAAGTGTTGTTCTGCTTAGTATTAATCTTGACGGAGCTATAGAACAGTTAAGGTCACAGTCTTATACCACAGAAAAAAATAAACTTAATCTTGACTCTTATGAAATAAACAGGGAATTGATCGATAAAGGCGAGTGGAACGGCGTGACTATGAATGTAGATAACAAATATTACGATACTGTGGGAAAAAGCCATTATGGTGTTTCAGCCCAGGCAGAATACGGAATTTTTAATTACAGATTTGATTATGATACGCTTAATGATGAAATTGTAGAAAACAGGGTTGGGGTAAGCAAGGATTTGAGAGAACTTTATTACAGCAAATATGATTCAGAACGGATCATAAATGATTTGTCCCTTGAAAAGCAAAAAGTCCTGAATCTTCAAGAGCTTGATACTCAAATAGTAAATTTAATTGATTTATATAAAAATTACAAAAATAAAGAAAAAGAGATAGAAATAGAAGAAAAGTCACTTGAAGTAAAAAAAAGAGATTATACAATAATAATGAAAAAATATGAAGTCGGAACTGCATCAGAATTCGATCATATATCTTCCAGAGCTGAATACGAAAAGGCTATTCTTGATTTGGAGAATTTGAGAAGAGAGCTGCTGTTATACAGGGAAAGCTTTTCTATCTATAACATTGTTACAGATGGGAAATTCGAGAATATTGAAAAAAAAGAAGTTGAGAAAGTTGATTTTTATAACATAGGAACAACAGATCTTGATTCTCTGAAATATGACGAAAAGATTAATAATGAAAAATTAAAAAGAGAAAAATATACTACAAGTATTCCTGAATTAAATGCCGAAATGTCTTATTCTTTTGAAAATGATGAGGTTATTGTAGGTTTGGGAGTGAAAAAGACAGTTTTTAACTACAAAGGGGACTATGAAAATCTGAAAAACGAACTGAAAAAAAACAAAGTAGATTATTTAGATAAAAAAGTAAATGTAGATAATAAAATCAAAGAAAATATGATAGAGTATACCACATTGCAGACCAATGAACTGATAGCACAAAAGGATCTGGAAGTAACAAAAAAAGATTATGAGGTTTATTCCAAAAAGTATGAGCTGGGTGTTTCCACTTACAGTGATTATCTGGAAAGATTAAACAAATATAATATTGCCGAAAAAGATTTTGTAAAAGCACAAAATGAGTTGTCGAGTTTTACACATAAAATAAAATATATGAACTAG
- the lepB gene encoding signal peptidase I: protein MNIVLWGVFYVILTGILLYFFIKEKVIVEWLKAKEKNIADRLVSKGDLGKMKKTADILTVVHIIILALLFWKIMESGQDLDFSFKKNIIMVVFALNAGVLILRKKQEWAFVVNALLLVLGRLMMDMQGIYLYTYLALGCILFLVEIYLYQNQIFESVHLIETSITAVVIVLLIQNFYLGNFMIPTGSMRPTIIENDRFFANMISYKFKKPERGDIIAFKEPKDNKLLYTKRLVGLPGETLNIDDNGELVINDNVIEMKAHLIGQGKKDLTVTNEGLVVILQNGYDSQTGTIYDEVINFKTNLVGEEGTPIQVDKKGNLLSNGQPLDTRVFYRKEGFLGFAGKIYIPKKNDVVTLGKIYKMRIEQEVSTQSYIINYVEVPLEEVTEKVKAGEKLTDIFYNTDNFRTNGETYVYTLNVKGNDNTVMNILDFRYNKDTMNSLLAGQEITLTHDYYFAMGDNSSDSDDSRYWGYVQDSRIKGKLLFRFLPITKFGIVR, encoded by the coding sequence ATGAATATAGTATTATGGGGTGTGTTCTATGTCATCCTGACAGGGATACTACTTTACTTTTTTATAAAAGAAAAAGTTATAGTTGAGTGGTTAAAGGCAAAAGAGAAGAATATAGCAGACAGACTGGTATCGAAAGGTGATCTCGGCAAAATGAAGAAAACTGCTGATATACTAACAGTAGTACATATCATTATACTGGCACTTTTATTCTGGAAAATAATGGAATCAGGTCAGGATCTGGATTTTTCATTTAAGAAAAATATAATTATGGTTGTTTTCGCGCTGAATGCCGGTGTATTGATTCTGAGAAAGAAGCAGGAATGGGCTTTTGTAGTGAATGCACTTCTTCTTGTACTGGGAAGACTTATGATGGATATGCAGGGAATATATCTCTATACATATCTTGCACTGGGTTGTATCCTGTTTCTTGTGGAAATATATCTGTATCAGAACCAGATATTCGAATCGGTTCACTTAATAGAGACAAGTATTACCGCAGTGGTTATCGTACTTCTTATACAGAATTTTTATCTGGGGAATTTTATGATTCCTACAGGATCAATGAGACCTACAATAATTGAAAACGACAGATTTTTTGCCAATATGATATCATATAAATTCAAGAAACCCGAACGCGGAGATATTATCGCATTTAAAGAACCGAAAGACAATAAGCTCCTTTATACAAAGAGGCTTGTGGGTCTGCCGGGCGAGACATTAAATATAGATGATAACGGGGAACTTGTTATCAATGATAATGTAATAGAAATGAAAGCCCACCTGATAGGTCAGGGTAAGAAAGATCTTACTGTGACTAATGAAGGGCTTGTAGTAATTCTGCAGAATGGTTATGACAGCCAGACAGGAACAATATATGACGAAGTAATAAATTTTAAGACAAACCTTGTAGGAGAAGAAGGAACACCGATACAGGTGGATAAGAAAGGAAATCTTTTATCAAACGGACAGCCGCTTGACACAAGAGTATTTTACAGAAAAGAAGGATTCCTCGGATTCGCAGGGAAGATATACATACCTAAGAAGAATGATGTAGTAACACTTGGGAAAATATATAAAATGAGAATAGAACAGGAAGTCTCTACACAAAGTTATATTATAAACTACGTGGAAGTACCTTTGGAAGAAGTTACAGAGAAGGTAAAAGCCGGAGAAAAACTTACTGACATATTCTATAATACAGATAACTTCAGAACAAACGGTGAAACATATGTTTATACCCTTAATGTAAAAGGTAATGATAACACAGTTATGAATATACTGGATTTCAGATATAATAAAGATACTATGAATTCACTCCTTGCAGGACAGGAAATTACACTTACGCATGATTATTACTTCGCAATGGGGGATAACAGCAGTGACAGTGATGACTCAAGATACTGGGGATACGTACAGGACAGCAGAATAAAAGGAAAACTTTTATTTAGATTCCTTCCTATTACCAAATTCGGGATTGTAAGATAA
- the rplS gene encoding 50S ribosomal protein L19 produces the protein MKEKLIELVEKDQLKTDIPEFKAGDTVAVHYKVKEGNKERIQVFEGVVIRVSGGGISKNFTVRKVSSGVGVERIMPINSPLIEKIEVKRIGKVRRSRLYYLRELSGKAARIKEIRK, from the coding sequence TTGAAAGAGAAATTAATCGAGCTTGTAGAAAAAGACCAGTTGAAAACAGACATACCAGAATTTAAAGCAGGAGATACTGTTGCAGTTCATTATAAGGTAAAAGAGGGAAACAAAGAGAGAATACAGGTCTTTGAAGGTGTAGTTATAAGAGTATCTGGTGGAGGTATTTCTAAGAATTTTACTGTAAGAAAAGTTTCATCAGGAGTAGGTGTAGAAAGAATTATGCCTATTAATTCTCCACTAATTGAAAAAATAGAAGTTAAGAGAATCGGTAAAGTAAGAAGATCTAGACTATATTATTTAAGAGAATTATCAGGAAAAGCTGCTAGAATTAAAGAAATCAGAAAGTAG
- a CDS encoding penicillin-binding transpeptidase domain-containing protein: protein MEILFSFFLSFMFSVNTMVVNSNADLQRIFDENKITGSITVYDYKNKIWIYSDEEDSKVRKLPASTFKIPNSLIFLEKGVVKDENEPMEWDGIIRYNENWNTDLDLRDAFRYSALWFYMKGAKQIKRETYEEYLKEFSYGNQTVPEKTDSFWIDRSLEISPEEQVNFLINLYEEKFSLSEKTYKIVKNIMINEETPDYILRGKTGWGRDGAENVIWYVGYIETKGDVYFFATRIINDSEARNSYLLELRKKITMDAFRELGII from the coding sequence ATGGAGATACTTTTTTCTTTCTTCTTATCATTTATGTTTTCTGTAAATACAATGGTGGTAAATAGTAATGCAGATTTACAGAGAATTTTTGATGAAAATAAAATAACAGGCAGTATTACTGTTTATGATTATAAAAATAAAATCTGGATTTACTCTGATGAAGAGGATTCAAAAGTAAGAAAGCTTCCGGCTTCTACTTTCAAAATACCTAATTCTCTTATATTCCTTGAAAAAGGAGTGGTTAAAGATGAAAATGAGCCGATGGAATGGGATGGGATTATAAGGTATAACGAGAACTGGAATACAGATTTGGATCTGAGGGATGCTTTCAGATACTCTGCTTTATGGTTTTATATGAAAGGTGCAAAGCAGATAAAAAGAGAAACATATGAGGAATATCTGAAAGAATTCAGCTATGGAAATCAAACTGTACCTGAAAAAACAGATTCTTTCTGGATTGACCGGAGTCTGGAAATTTCTCCCGAAGAGCAGGTAAATTTTCTGATAAATTTGTATGAGGAAAAATTTTCTCTTTCGGAAAAAACTTATAAAATCGTAAAAAACATTATGATAAATGAAGAAACACCTGACTATATACTCAGAGGAAAAACGGGCTGGGGAAGAGACGGTGCCGAAAATGTCATATGGTATGTGGGATACATTGAAACCAAAGGAGATGTATATTTTTTTGCCACAAGAATTATAAATGATTCTGAAGCAAGAAACAGCTATCTGCTGGAACTTAGAAAGAAAATAACAATGGATGCTTTCAGGGAGCTTGGAATTATTTGA
- a CDS encoding alpha/beta fold hydrolase, with product MEYKIKDTSIYYEIHGEGKPVICIHGYTVDHNLMKSCLEPVFKDEKTPYKRIYIDLPGMGKSKAAPWLKNADIMLDILLDFINYVTDGENFLLAAESYGCYLSMGILKKISHQTDGIFFLAPCIISDYTKRNLPLESTVYSEKITDSVEFEEEIKEFGEMAVIITNNTWTDYKNNILPSIKSADKNFLAFYRENGYGFSFEDDFESLVYSKPSAIITGRQDDSVGYKDMLRLLDNFPRAGFSILDGAGHNLQIEQPELFREHFRNWLKRTRY from the coding sequence ATGGAGTATAAAATAAAAGATACGAGTATTTATTATGAAATACACGGCGAAGGAAAGCCCGTCATCTGTATACACGGTTATACAGTGGATCATAACCTTATGAAGAGCTGTCTTGAACCTGTATTTAAAGATGAGAAAACACCATATAAACGAATTTACATTGATCTGCCGGGAATGGGAAAATCCAAAGCTGCACCGTGGCTGAAAAATGCCGATATAATGCTGGACATCCTTCTGGATTTCATTAATTACGTTACTGACGGAGAAAATTTTCTGCTTGCTGCTGAATCATACGGCTGCTATCTTTCTATGGGGATACTAAAAAAAATTTCACATCAGACTGACGGTATATTTTTTCTGGCTCCGTGCATTATTTCCGATTACACTAAAAGAAATCTTCCATTGGAAAGCACTGTTTATTCTGAAAAAATTACAGACTCCGTAGAATTTGAAGAAGAAATCAAAGAATTTGGGGAAATGGCTGTTATCATCACAAACAATACATGGACAGACTACAAAAATAATATACTTCCGTCAATAAAATCCGCAGATAAAAACTTCCTTGCTTTTTACAGAGAAAACGGATATGGTTTTTCCTTTGAAGATGATTTTGAAAGTCTTGTATACAGTAAGCCTTCTGCTATAATCACAGGCAGACAGGATGACAGTGTCGGCTACAAAGACATGCTCAGACTCCTTGATAACTTTCCCCGTGCAGGTTTTTCAATACTTGACGGTGCAGGACATAACCTACAGATCGAACAGCCTGAATTATTCAGGGAACATTTTAGAAACTGGCTGAAAAGAACACGTTATTAA
- a CDS encoding EFR1 family ferrodoxin (N-terminal region resembles flavodoxins. C-terminal ferrodoxin region binds two 4Fe-4S clusters.), producing the protein MKKNLIFYFSGTGNCLKVAKTISKNKENTEIIPMGSSHIYEFDGDYESIGFVYPVYFAGLPAAAADYISKLVLPKDDNIYYYTVNTCGSIIGNAFAQLKELLEQKGAHLDYSAKLKMFSNYVVMYNMKENVKEITEKSDKDLIPIMENIKNKYKNKTGKKNSLLEWWYHKEMKVIHTKDQHFNVSENCTSCGICVKVCPVDNIKLEGKKPDFLHHCEQCTACIQYCPEKAINFKNKTQNRRRYTNPDINWKELSESNKSY; encoded by the coding sequence ATGAAAAAAAATCTGATTTTCTATTTTTCCGGTACGGGAAACTGTTTGAAAGTTGCCAAAACAATATCGAAAAACAAAGAAAACACTGAAATTATCCCAATGGGAAGCAGTCACATCTATGAATTTGACGGAGATTATGAAAGCATAGGCTTTGTATATCCTGTATATTTCGCAGGTCTCCCTGCTGCTGCCGCCGATTATATTTCAAAGTTAGTTTTACCAAAAGATGATAATATTTATTACTACACTGTTAATACGTGCGGCAGCATAATCGGAAACGCATTTGCCCAGCTTAAAGAACTTCTTGAACAAAAAGGCGCTCATCTTGATTATTCTGCTAAACTAAAAATGTTCTCAAACTATGTAGTCATGTACAATATGAAGGAAAATGTAAAAGAAATAACTGAAAAATCTGACAAAGACCTTATTCCTATTATGGAAAACATAAAAAATAAATATAAAAACAAAACAGGAAAAAAGAATTCTCTTTTAGAGTGGTGGTATCACAAAGAAATGAAAGTTATCCATACTAAAGACCAGCACTTTAATGTATCTGAAAACTGTACTTCCTGCGGAATATGCGTAAAAGTCTGCCCGGTGGATAACATAAAGCTGGAAGGAAAAAAGCCTGATTTCTTACATCATTGCGAGCAGTGTACAGCATGTATACAATACTGTCCTGAAAAAGCCATTAATTTCAAAAATAAAACACAAAACAGAAGAAGATATACTAATCCTGATATAAACTGGAAAGAACTTTCTGAAAGTAATAAAAGTTACTAA
- the rimI gene encoding ribosomal protein S18-alanine N-acetyltransferase yields MEVLISEKIKDYDNIIKIHNLYFDNKWQPNDIENMNETENYSFILIKKDEKTVAYLVSYDTTDCIDLFEIAVDSSYQGQGMGTMLLKALFERNRNRDILLEVSEDNEKALLLYKKNNFKEISIRKNYYKNNKSAIIMVRKYDN; encoded by the coding sequence ATGGAAGTATTAATTTCTGAAAAAATAAAAGATTATGATAATATAATAAAAATTCATAATCTTTATTTTGATAATAAATGGCAGCCAAATGATATTGAGAATATGAATGAAACAGAAAATTACAGTTTTATACTTATTAAAAAAGATGAAAAAACAGTGGCATACTTGGTTTCGTATGACACAACAGACTGCATTGACTTGTTTGAGATAGCTGTGGACAGCAGTTATCAGGGACAGGGTATGGGAACGATGCTTCTGAAAGCTTTATTTGAGAGAAACCGTAACAGGGATATATTATTGGAAGTCAGTGAAGATAATGAAAAGGCGCTCTTATTATACAAAAAAAATAATTTCAAAGAAATTTCTATAAGAAAAAATTACTATAAAAACAATAAAAGTGCTATAATAATGGTGAGAAAATATGATAATTGA
- a CDS encoding VOC family protein, whose protein sequence is MKSYDNFFLPVDNMEIAEEYYSKILGLSLKFKFENIGMTAFNVGNEEPAIILKDKRMYEDMKPTIWFTVDNVMDEYKNLLEKGVDFLSEPFNIKTGMAVEFYDPFGNRLGITDYTNIQK, encoded by the coding sequence ATGAAGAGTTATGATAATTTTTTTCTCCCTGTGGATAATATGGAGATCGCAGAAGAATACTATTCGAAAATTCTGGGGTTGTCATTGAAATTTAAGTTTGAAAATATTGGGATGACAGCTTTTAACGTAGGTAATGAAGAACCGGCAATAATACTGAAAGATAAAAGGATGTATGAGGATATGAAACCCACAATTTGGTTTACAGTGGATAATGTCATGGATGAGTACAAAAATCTTTTGGAAAAAGGAGTGGATTTTTTATCTGAGCCGTTTAATATAAAGACCGGAATGGCTGTGGAATTTTATGATCCGTTTGGAAACAGGCTGGGGATCACTGACTATACGAATATTCAGAAATAA
- a CDS encoding MarR family winged helix-turn-helix transcriptional regulator: MKLADIIEILSKRFLNYKVSELEKYNIENININFFQYIDIIGDMDAPTYGEVAQKLNLSKPAITAIVNKLIKEDLVYKEQSMTDKRTYHIRLTKNGLEIYNSCRLAHNDLEKYIAKKLTKEEYKQLVHLLCLVVE; the protein is encoded by the coding sequence ATGAAACTTGCAGATATTATCGAAATTCTTTCTAAAAGATTTCTAAATTACAAAGTATCAGAACTGGAAAAATACAATATCGAAAATATTAACATTAACTTTTTTCAATATATTGATATTATCGGCGATATGGACGCTCCTACTTACGGAGAAGTAGCACAAAAACTAAATTTGAGCAAACCTGCAATAACAGCTATTGTAAATAAATTAATAAAAGAAGATCTTGTTTACAAAGAACAGTCTATGACAGATAAACGTACATACCATATCAGACTTACCAAAAACGGACTCGAAATTTATAACAGCTGCAGACTTGCACACAATGACCTTGAAAAATACATTGCCAAAAAACTCACTAAAGAAGAATATAAGCAGCTTGTACATTTATTATGTCTGGTTGTTGAATAA